The Alteromonas mediterranea DE genome contains the following window.
TAATTAACAAGCCAGCCTGTGTGTTTACATCCTCGTCATCGATGCACGGTGGTCAGGAGTCGACGCTACTCTCGATGATGCTACCGCTTATGCATCACGGCATGATTATATGCGGATTGCCCTACAGCGAACCTGAATTGCACAATACGATGACGGGAGGCAGCCCCTATGGGGTAACTCACGTTGCGCATCATAGCCATGCTTCGCCAGAGCAACTCAGTGATGATGAAAGAGCGCTCTGTTTTGCCCAAGGTAAACGGTTAGCTAGATTGGCTGAAAAGCTAAAAGAAGAACGTTAACGCTGTCACGTACAACGCTGAAAAAGACGCTTTGGAAAAACGCAAACACTTACGTTTTACATTTAAAAACACGATCTCATCGGAGAATTAATATGTCATCAGATACGCGCTTTTTTCGCTATCTCGCACTTCTTAGCCACACAGGGCTAATTATTTGGATAACATTATGGCAATTTACCTTTACTAAAGCACATACGTATTCGCCGATTTTTATTGCCCTGTTTTATATTTTACCTTTATTGCTACCCTATTGGGGCATACTCAAGGGCAAGCCTTACACCCACGCCTGGGCGAATTTCGTTGTCTTGTTCTATCTCATTCATGGTTGCACCGTAGCGTACGCCGTGCCGGCTGAACGTTGGTACGCCGTGGTTGAAATCATTTTATGTACGGGAATGTTCGTAGGTTGCAGTGCCTTTGCAAGGAAGCGAGGTCGGGAATTAGGGTTGGGCTTGAAAAAGCTAAAAGAAGAAATGAAAGAAGAAAAGGCCCGTTTCGAGCAAAATCAGCAGTAAAAAGCCTGCAGTAATAAGTAACATACCAAGAAAAAAACTTTTATTAAAAGGTGACAAGGGCACGTCGCTAGCCCAAGCGTTTAGCCATTTTTGTGACGATAGCGTTAGTTGCAATATGTATATGTGGAGGCGTTGGCTCTAGCGACGGCGTTTTCTTAACCTAAGTTAAGTTCACGTTTTACCATGGCTACTGATAGTCTCTTTTGCTCTTGCAGCGAACGTGCATCTAACCTTGCAAGTAGCGACATCAAGCTTTTCAAGTCTCGTTCGCTATGGTGTAAGAGAAACTGTAAGGCTTGGTTTGAAAGGGTTAACCCGCGCTCTTCAGCACGCAGCCGCACGGCTTCTTCACGCCCACCATCATCTAATTGATTTACATGGTAAATCACACCCCACGCTAATCGCGAGCGCAAGTCAGGCAACGTAAACGCCGGGTTCGATGGCCCAAGGTGACTGGTGCAAATGATCAACGCGCGCTTGGTCTCAATAACACGGTTAAAAAGGTCAAATAACGCTTCTTCCCACTGCACATTGCCTGCAATGGCGTGGATATTGTCCAACGCTATCAGTGAAAGGTTTTCAAGGCCTTCGAAAATGTCTAACGACCACGCCTGGTAGTCGTTTAAATTAAGATACAGGTGGCTTACAGACTTACCCGCCAATTGATGACAAGTAGCAAATAATAAGTGGCTCTTACCAATTGCGCTATTGCCTAGCAAAGTAACAAGGGGAAGCTGTAGTGAAGACAACGGCCCCAATGCGGGGGCCTCTCGCCAATATGGCAACGCTTCTGCAATTTGCCTGAGAATTGATACGACTTCTTCATTACCCTTATTTACGAAACTATCGAAGTTTTCGTCTACGGGTAACGTTATAGGCAAAGGCAGTTGCATGTTAAATTAATTGCTCCAATAGAAACTATGCCCTTTTACGGTTTGCCCGTAAGCGTCGGTAACTGAACGTAACCGACCTTCCAGCTGGATGCTATTAAGTAAATCATCAACCGTTCCTACCAAAGTTAACGAGTAAGTAGCCACTGTACCCGATTGTTCTACTAACGTAGCACTCTCAATGACACTTAAGCTATTAAGGTAGTCTGTAGCACTCGCATAGCTGTTTATTGAACCGATGTTTGCAATTGATACCGTAATCACTTCTCGTTCTGAAACCTCAATTCCAACAACAGCATACAGCGACGATAAGTAATTTGAATAGGCATCAATGAGCTGTTTACCCAAAGCCTGTGGTGAATCACCATAAATACTGCCGTAGCTGACCTTGCCGCCACCAACGAACACCCAATCTAATGCATATTTTCCTTCATCAGCGCGTTTAGCGTAATCGGCAAATTCGTTCATGGTAAATGGTACCGCGCTATCGTCACGGTTGTTTAGAGCTGCATCAAACGCTTGCTCGCTATTGCTCACGTTACCGTTGCTCTCTGTGTCGTCGCCATTCACTTCGCTCTGGGCCTCACCTTCTGCGCTATCACCGGTGACAGTGGCGTCAGCGCCCATTTCCGACATGGTGTCCTGACCTTCTTTGCTAAGCACATCGTCTAAAGACTCAACTGTACCAGAAGGCACCACGTTCTCCGGCAAATCAGGGATGGCACTAGGGTCGTTCGGATAAACACGTGCGCCGATAATATTATCGATATTGTAACGTACAGAAGCCTGACGCAAAGGCTCAACAAAGCGCCCCCATACATCATACGTAGAAATATTTACGTTATCGGTAAGGTCCATTAAAGGTAAGCTTATCGGCACGCCGCGTTCTTTTGCCGTTTTTTTAAGCGCCAGTTGTAGTTCTGTATTTACTGACTCATCGAGAATAGACCGGGTTTCATTTTCGGTCTCTTCAACAAGCCATACGATAGTTTCGGGTCGCCTGTCACCCCATAGTGGGAGCATTTCGCGTTGCAGTATCTCGTTAAGTTTAGCTTGGTCGAATTCAGCAACGTAATAAGTTTGACCATTTTCGTAGGCAAACCGGTATGAGCGAAGCAAAGATTGAGGAGAACTAAGTGCGGCTCTCACCCCTGCATTATCTAAAACATGAGTACTGCCAGACATCTTTATAAAAACTTGGCGAAGCGCTTTTTTAAGCGCAGCTTGCTGGGTACGTTGAGATTGATCATCTACTTGAATTTGCGCTTCGCTGACGACAACCCGCTGGGCGGCAAAGGTAAACGCAGAATAGTTTAGCAATGCTATTAGTGAAAGCCCTATAGCGGGTGTGAGACGTCGCCCCTTGGTATTTGCTTTCTTGGTGTTACGCTTTACTGCGGTTAACATTGACACTCCATACTCTTTAAAATCAATTCCTTACCCATCGAATTGCTACGCCGATTTATTGTTGCGAAAGACGCAGACAAAACATCAAACAAGCACACTATTTTCTCTACTCTTAGCGCGAGACATTTTATTAAGTAAGTTGTTCACCAAAAGATAGCCTTCTATTGTCTTTTATATTCGGTTTAATTTCACCCATAAAATAAAAAAGATCAAAAAGCGCATAAAATAGCCGTCACAAATTGGACTTGTGACGACTTGCTGGTAGAATCCGCGGTTTTCTACCTCTTAGTTTCAGGGCCCAACCGTGAGCGAAAATAAAACCTCTTTAAGTTACAAAGATGCAGGCGTAGATATCGATGCAGGTAATCAACTTGTTGAACGCATAAAATCTGTTACCAAGAAAACCCATAGACCTGAAGTGAAAGGCAATTTGGGTGGATTTGGTGCACTTTGCGAACTGCCTACTAAATATAAAAAGCCGCTACTTGTTTCAGGTACGGATGGAGTGGGTACAAAACTAAGAGTTGCTATGGATGCTAACCGTCACGACGGTGTGGGCATCGATTTAGTCGCAATGTGTGTAAACGACCTTATTGTACAAGGCGCAGAGCCCCTATTCTTCTTAGACTACTATGCAACAGGAAAACTTGATGTTGATGTTGCTGCTTCAGTGGTTACTGGTATTGGCGCAGGCTGCGAACAAGCAGGCTGTGCACTGATTGGTGGTGAAACTGCTGAAATGCCGGGCATGTACCACGACGGCGACTACGACATTGCCGGTTTTTGTGTAGGTGTCGTTGAAGCTGACAACGTCATTGACGGTACTAACGTTAAGCCTGGTCAGAAACTTATCGCTCTTGGCTCATCTGGCCCGCACTCTAATGGCTATTCATTAGTAAGAAAAATTATCGAAGTGAGTGGTGCTGATGTAAACGCAGAGCTTAACGGTAAGCCTATCATCGACCAGTTGTTAGAGCCTACACGTATTTACGTGAAGTCAGTACTAGCGCTGTTAGAAGAAGTGCAAGTGAGCGCTATTTCTCATATCACCGGCGGCGGTTTCTGGGAAAATATTCCACGAGTTCTACCTGAGGATGCAAAAGTAGTCATTGACGAAAAATCATGGGAATGGCCAGCGGTCTTCTCTTGGCTACAAGAAAACGGCAACGTTACCCGCCATGAAATGTACCGCACCTTTAACTGTGGTGTTGGCTTAGTTATCGTAGTTGATGATGCCGATACAGAACAAGCGGTAAACATTCTAAAACAACACGGTGAAAATGCGTGGGTAATTGGCGATATCGCGTCTAAAGATGGCGAAGAACAAGTAGAGATCAACGCGTGAGTACTCGTGTAACTAAACTTTGCGTACTTATTTCCGGTAACGGTAGTAATTTGCAGGCTATTATCGACGCAGTACAAGCAGGCCGTCTTAACGCGCAAATTACTGGCGTTATTAGCAACCGGCCAAATGCTTATGGCCTTGAACGAGCCAGAGAAGCAGGTATAGAAGCCGTTTGCTTGGATCATATGGAATATGATGATCGCGCTTCCTATGATGAAGCACTAAAATCGCAAATTAATGCGTTCGGTGCCGACTGCGTAGTGCTTGCGGGCTTTATGCGTATTTTAACGCCTGAGTTTGTTGATAGTTTTACTGGAAAATTAGTGAACATTCATCCCTCTTTGTTGCCAAAGTACAAAGGTTTGAATACGCACCAACGGGCTATTGACAACGGTGACAAAGAGCACGGTGTAAGTGTGCACTTTGTTACGCCAGAGCTCGACGGCGGCCCCGTTATTATTCAAAGTCGTGTACCTGTATTTGAAGAGGATACTCCAAGCGACTTGGCCGAGCGTGTTCAAGAACAGGAACGTCGCATCTATCCTCTTGTGCTTTCTTGGTTTAGCGCAGGTCGGCTTTCAATGCGAAACAATAAGGCAGTTTTAGATGAGCAAGAACTTCCAGAATCTGGTTATGCAAACGACTAAGCCTTTCGCGGTAGGCGCACTGTTAGCGATTTCGCTTTCATGTGAAGCGCAAGCTGATACTAGCGCGCAACTGCCCCTTCAGCCTTACAAGGCCACGTACACCGCCTATAAATGGGGTGATGATGTAGGTGAAGCGAACATAGAGCTTACTGAATTGGGCAACCAACAGTACTCGATGATTTACACCTCTAAGGTTTCTAAGTTTTTTTTGTCCGACGAACGTAGTGAGCATTCTATCTTCTTTGTGGATGACAACACGGTAGTACCTTCTGAATACTACTATAACCGATCGGGTACGGGCCCAGATAAAGAACTTAAAGTCACGTTCAGTCAACAGGGCGAAGGTAAAATCTCCGTAGATAATGGGGATACCTTTAAATGGAACGGTGAATTTGACAATCAAATTTATCGCATTGACCTTGCTAAGCAATTAGCAAAAGGCGAGACCTCTTTGGACTATGACTTCGTTAATTACCGCGGTCAACTTAGACACTACGGCGTACAAGTTATCGATGAAGAAGTGCTTTCTCTGCCTTACGGTAAAATTGAAGCTGTAAAAGTAAAACTCATACGGGACTCGAAAAAACGAGAAACCTTCGCGTGGTTTGCCCCTTCATTGAACTACACGTTAGTTCGGCTACAGCAGTTTAAAGAAGGCGATGAGCAAGGCGACATTAAGCTCAAATCTTTTCAAATGCAGTAGTTTTTTAACGCGTTGTTAAATTCCTCAAAAAAGCACGCTAATGGCGTGCTTTTTTTATCGCTATTCCCCCCACAATGTTGCTGCTTGCCTACAGGGCGGTACGCGCTAAATAATCACGTTTTTCAGCGAGTTAATTCACGTGGTAAATGGTTTCAATAAGTAACGTCTATACTTATAGGTATTGCTGTGTATCGCTCTATTATTTATTACGTTGTTAATAGATTATTCATGTAAAAATCTTGATCTTTGCCCTATTAAATAATACGTTTACAGCATGCTGGTCTGACCTCGATCCAAACGTGCTTTTTGTTAAGCAAAAACAGCATCGAGAAACAGATAAGTGTAACGTTTAACGCCTTTCAGGAGTGAAGTATGGCAGATTTTATATGGTTTTTACTGGTGGTACTGACACTAGCGGTTGCTAGCTATCAGCGCACCAGCTTGGTAACAGCAGTTGCCATAGGCGCAGGTGTAATGATTTTAGGCACCTTATTTGGTGACATTGGCCTGTTAGGTTGGGTGGTGTTTCTTGCCTTAACGCTTCCTTTCACCCTTGCCAATATCAGACAACAGTACATTTCTAAAAAGCTGTTAGCCTTTTATCGCAAAGTTATGCCAGAAATGTCTAGCACCGAACAAGAAGCAATCGACGCTGGTACCGTATGGTGGGATGGCGATATCTTTAGTGGTAAACCTGACTGGGATAAGCTTCACCGCATTCCAAAAGGTCGCCTTACTGCAGAAGAGCAAGCATTCTTAGACGGCCCATGTGACAAAGTGTGCTCAATGGTTGATGAATGGCAGATTAACCATAAAGATGCGGACCTTCCTCCTGAAATTTGGCAGTTTTTAAAAGAGCATAAGTTCTTTGCTATGATCATCAAGAAAGAATATGGTGGTTTAGCGTTTTCTGCGTATGCACAATCACGTGTTCTACAGAAGCTTG
Protein-coding sequences here:
- the purN gene encoding phosphoribosylglycinamide formyltransferase, yielding MSTRVTKLCVLISGNGSNLQAIIDAVQAGRLNAQITGVISNRPNAYGLERAREAGIEAVCLDHMEYDDRASYDEALKSQINAFGADCVVLAGFMRILTPEFVDSFTGKLVNIHPSLLPKYKGLNTHQRAIDNGDKEHGVSVHFVTPELDGGPVIIQSRVPVFEEDTPSDLAERVQEQERRIYPLVLSWFSAGRLSMRNNKAVLDEQELPESGYAND
- a CDS encoding DUF3108 domain-containing protein: MSKNFQNLVMQTTKPFAVGALLAISLSCEAQADTSAQLPLQPYKATYTAYKWGDDVGEANIELTELGNQQYSMIYTSKVSKFFLSDERSEHSIFFVDDNTVVPSEYYYNRSGTGPDKELKVTFSQQGEGKISVDNGDTFKWNGEFDNQIYRIDLAKQLAKGETSLDYDFVNYRGQLRHYGVQVIDEEVLSLPYGKIEAVKVKLIRDSKKRETFAWFAPSLNYTLVRLQQFKEGDEQGDIKLKSFQMQ
- a CDS encoding DUF2069 domain-containing protein, whose product is MSSDTRFFRYLALLSHTGLIIWITLWQFTFTKAHTYSPIFIALFYILPLLLPYWGILKGKPYTHAWANFVVLFYLIHGCTVAYAVPAERWYAVVEIILCTGMFVGCSAFARKRGRELGLGLKKLKEEMKEEKARFEQNQQ
- a CDS encoding DUF2066 domain-containing protein, giving the protein MLTAVKRNTKKANTKGRRLTPAIGLSLIALLNYSAFTFAAQRVVVSEAQIQVDDQSQRTQQAALKKALRQVFIKMSGSTHVLDNAGVRAALSSPQSLLRSYRFAYENGQTYYVAEFDQAKLNEILQREMLPLWGDRRPETIVWLVEETENETRSILDESVNTELQLALKKTAKERGVPISLPLMDLTDNVNISTYDVWGRFVEPLRQASVRYNIDNIIGARVYPNDPSAIPDLPENVVPSGTVESLDDVLSKEGQDTMSEMGADATVTGDSAEGEAQSEVNGDDTESNGNVSNSEQAFDAALNNRDDSAVPFTMNEFADYAKRADEGKYALDWVFVGGGKVSYGSIYGDSPQALGKQLIDAYSNYLSSLYAVVGIEVSEREVITVSIANIGSINSYASATDYLNSLSVIESATLVEQSGTVATYSLTLVGTVDDLLNSIQLEGRLRSVTDAYGQTVKGHSFYWSN
- the hda gene encoding DnaA regulatory inactivator Hda; protein product: MQLPLPITLPVDENFDSFVNKGNEEVVSILRQIAEALPYWREAPALGPLSSLQLPLVTLLGNSAIGKSHLLFATCHQLAGKSVSHLYLNLNDYQAWSLDIFEGLENLSLIALDNIHAIAGNVQWEEALFDLFNRVIETKRALIICTSHLGPSNPAFTLPDLRSRLAWGVIYHVNQLDDGGREEAVRLRAEERGLTLSNQALQFLLHHSERDLKSLMSLLARLDARSLQEQKRLSVAMVKRELNLG
- the purM gene encoding phosphoribosylformylglycinamidine cyclo-ligase encodes the protein MSENKTSLSYKDAGVDIDAGNQLVERIKSVTKKTHRPEVKGNLGGFGALCELPTKYKKPLLVSGTDGVGTKLRVAMDANRHDGVGIDLVAMCVNDLIVQGAEPLFFLDYYATGKLDVDVAASVVTGIGAGCEQAGCALIGGETAEMPGMYHDGDYDIAGFCVGVVEADNVIDGTNVKPGQKLIALGSSGPHSNGYSLVRKIIEVSGADVNAELNGKPIIDQLLEPTRIYVKSVLALLEEVQVSAISHITGGGFWENIPRVLPEDAKVVIDEKSWEWPAVFSWLQENGNVTRHEMYRTFNCGVGLVIVVDDADTEQAVNILKQHGENAWVIGDIASKDGEEQVEINA